CAGCGCATCTGGGGGCTTGCGTATTCCCCCGATGGGCGCATGCTTGCCACGGGCGGGTCGGGCGGCAATGTGTATCTCTATGACACAGAGACTTGGGACGTAGAGAAGGCAGAACGCATTACCGAACACAAGGAACACCCCGTTACGGTCACAAGGCTTCGCTTTTCTCCCGATGGCAAGACGTTTGTGAGTGAAAGTTCCGATGGCACGCTTTACCTCTGGAAAACACCCTCACAGTAGCCGGCGCGGGTCTCTAAGGCAAAAGCCGTGCGGCGGATTTTGAGAGTCAAAACGCCGTCGGTGAACTCGTCTGGCATTCAAAGAGTGCTGCATTTGTTCTGGAATTTACCGAAAACCCTCTTTGAAAAACTTCATTTCTGCTGGTACAACTTGTGAGCCTCACCTTTTTGGAGGACTGTTCTGAGTGACCAAGGTTTTAAACAACACTATCCTGTTCTTGTTAATCGGTGTTTCTTTGCTTTTCAGTAGTTTCACCACAATCGCAGAAGAACTCCCGTTATCCCTCGGTAGACATCTCGCCGCGCAGGGTAACCACGATGCTGCTATCACCGAATACAAACGTTTCCTCTTTTTCCATCCAGATGATCCGCGTGTCGGTGAGGTCTATTACAACATCGGACTCACCTATAGGACGCAAGGTTTATGGACGGAAGCAGTTACCGCTCTACGGACCGCGACGTATCTCGCTGCAGATAGCGAGATAAAATCGGAATATCAATTAGAACTCGCTGTGACGCTAATTGCCACAAAGAACTACGATCTCGCGCAGTTAGAATTGATTAAGGTGACGCTGCGAAACCCACCCGCCCAACTTCACAGACGCACCCTTTTCTTGCAGGCGGTTGCCTATATTTATCAATTTCGATGGGAAGAGGCGCGTAGCGTTCTACAAGACTATACCACTGATGAAAAACTTGGCGTACTCTTTGACTCTGCTATGAATGTACCACAGAAATCTGTCAAAGTTGCGAGAGTATTGTCTAAAATCCTTCCCGGTGCGGGGCACGCTTACACAGGCGATTGGCGCGATGGGTTAAATGCGCTCTTTCTAAACGGTGCATTCGGCTTCCTCGCTGTTGATGCAGTGTTAGATGGACACTATACAGACGCTGTCTTGTGGGTAGGTGCCGTTTTCTTACGCTACTACCGCGGGAACACATTCCGCGCGGAAGCAGCGGTGGCACAGTTCAACTTACGTCAGTCTCAACGAGCCGCCGAAGCACTCCTCCAACGCCTCCAAGAGATTGTCAATACCCCATGAAAAATGCCCGTTATGTTTCTGATCGTTTCTGGATGATGTAGACGATGATGACCAAAACTATCGCAACAATGAACGTCCAGATGTTATAGATGTATGCAAGAAACGCAGCAAGCGCGAGCAGTATCCACTCATACCAATGTGTCTTACGCACAAAGTACCCCATCGTCACGATTGAGAAAATAATAGTCCCGACGATAGCCGTCACCACAGATAGTACATATTGCTCGGGTGTGCCTTCTGTAAATAGGATGTGCGTGTACGCAAACAACAGCGGCATGATGTAGAGGAGCTTCGCGAACTTGAAGCATGCCCAGCCCGTCTTCCACGGATCAGCCCGCGCAATCGCAGCCCCCGCATAAGCCCCTAATGCGACTGGCGGTGTGATATTGGAATCTTGGCTGAGCCAGAAGATAATCAGATGCGCAGCGATGATCGGGATACCCATCTCAGGTGTTGTCAGAATCGGCACGGCGAGTTCGGAGGTAATCAGGTAAGCGGCGGTGACTGGAATTCCCATTCCGAGTACTAAAGAGGCAGCAGCGAGAAGCAGGATAGCAATAGCCCTGTTATCACCAGCAACCGACAGGACTAAATCCGGAAATATCCGTCCTAACCCCGTCAAATCAATAACAGCGACAATGATGCCGATGGTCCCAACAGCCCCCCCAATAGCGAGTGAGTTTTTTGCCCCACTTACCATGGCTTCCCAGATACGTTTCGGCGTTAGCCGTGTCTCTGGACGGAAATAACTCACCGCAATCGTGACGAGAATAGAGAAAAACGCTGCTTTATAGGCGGTGTAACCAGCGATCAAGATGCCAACGAGAGTCACTAACGGGAGTAGATAGTACCACCCGCTTTTAAGGAGCGGTATGAATTTCGGGGTTTCTGCGGCTGGTATCCGTTCAAGTCCCTGCTTTTTTGCTTCACAATGCACCATCACCCAGACGGATAAGAAATAGAGAATTGCTGGTACAATGGATAAAAGTGCGATTTGGCTGTACGGCAAGCCCGTCCGTTCTGCCATTAGGAAGGCACCGGCACCCATCACAGGTGGTAAGAATTGTCCACCTACGGAGGCAGAAGCCTCAACTGCTCCGGCGACGTGTGGACGGAACCCTGTCCGTTTCATCAACGGTATGGTGAATGTGCCAGTGGCGACAGTGTTTGCGATGGCACTGCCTGCTACAGAACCGAAAAAGCCCGATGTCATCACTGAAACTTTCGCGGCACCGCCTGTCGAACGCCCTGCTATAGCCATGGGTAGATTAATAAAGAATTGTCCGACCCCAGATTTCTCCAGAAATGCCCCGAAAAAAATAAAAAGAATCACATACGTCGCCATCACGTTTGCCATGATACCGAAGACACCGGCTTGACTGAAAAAGCAGTATTCGATGATCCGGCGGAGTGGAAAACCTTTGTGGGCGATGGCATCCGGCATAGCTCTCCCAAAAAGTGCATATAAGATACCGACAATAGCAATGATTGGTAAAGCCCAACCGACTGTCCGACGACTCACATCGAAACTGATGATAATCGCAACCGCCCCGACAAAAATATCGAGTTGGTTATAATTACCCGCCCGATTGGCGAGGTTCGGATATTCCACAATCCAATAACCGATTGTAAAAATGCTGCCTGCGATGAGTAGAAAATCAAGTATAGAGGGTCGGGATACTATGGAGTTTTTCCGAAATCGGTAGAGGATACCGATGAGCGCGAAGGTCAGAAGGAGGTAAAGACCGAGATGATACTGCTCACTGGCACTGCCGAAGCCTGCGCTATAGATATAGAAAAAAACGA
The Candidatus Poribacteria bacterium genome window above contains:
- a CDS encoding tetratricopeptide repeat protein, whose protein sequence is MTKVLNNTILFLLIGVSLLFSSFTTIAEELPLSLGRHLAAQGNHDAAITEYKRFLFFHPDDPRVGEVYYNIGLTYRTQGLWTEAVTALRTATYLAADSEIKSEYQLELAVTLIATKNYDLAQLELIKVTLRNPPAQLHRRTLFLQAVAYIYQFRWEEARSVLQDYTTDEKLGVLFDSAMNVPQKSVKVARVLSKILPGAGHAYTGDWRDGLNALFLNGAFGFLAVDAVLDGHYTDAVLWVGAVFLRYYRGNTFRAEAAVAQFNLRQSQRAAEALLQRLQEIVNTP
- a CDS encoding TRAP transporter fused permease subunit; the protein is MTQTETEDVASFETLQRPELEKGYKWIFELGAAGLVFFYIYSAGFGSASEQYHLGLYLLLTFALIGILYRFRKNSIVSRPSILDFLLIAGSIFTIGYWIVEYPNLANRAGNYNQLDIFVGAVAIIISFDVSRRTVGWALPIIAIVGILYALFGRAMPDAIAHKGFPLRRIIEYCFFSQAGVFGIMANVMATYVILFIFFGAFLEKSGVGQFFINLPMAIAGRSTGGAAKVSVMTSGFFGSVAGSAIANTVATGTFTIPLMKRTGFRPHVAGAVEASASVGGQFLPPVMGAGAFLMAERTGLPYSQIALLSIVPAILYFLSVWVMVHCEAKKQGLERIPAAETPKFIPLLKSGWYYLLPLVTLVGILIAGYTAYKAAFFSILVTIAVSYFRPETRLTPKRIWEAMVSGAKNSLAIGGAVGTIGIIVAVIDLTGLGRIFPDLVLSVAGDNRAIAILLLAAASLVLGMGIPVTAAYLITSELAVPILTTPEMGIPIIAAHLIIFWLSQDSNITPPVALGAYAGAAIARADPWKTGWACFKFAKLLYIMPLLFAYTHILFTEGTPEQYVLSVVTAIVGTIIFSIVTMGYFVRKTHWYEWILLALAAFLAYIYNIWTFIVAIVLVIIVYIIQKRSET